DNA sequence from the Marinilongibacter aquaticus genome:
AAAACGGATTCTCTCCAGACCTGCTTTGTGAGTAATTCTGGGGCCGGAAACACATGGCATGAGGCACAATATCGCTCAGCCAATTGGCGGCCATCTTGAGCTCGGGCACCAAGGGCTATCAAGAACAAGAAACCGACTGTACACTTTTTCATGCATCCTAAAAATGAATGCATGCAAGATAATCAATTGACTGACGAAGGGCTAAAACTCGCGTTCGCCAAATTCACTTTTTATAAACTTGGCCTTACTTTTTCGCTCGTTGAAAGTATACGATAGGTTCAGAATCAGCATGTCTACCTCATACACGTAATTGGTGGTGGTATAAAACGAGCCCTTTCGCCAAGTGGTAATTCTCTGTTCGTTTGTGCCCAATAGGCCCATGTCCATATTCAACCATTGCAAGGTAGCTTTCAAACGTTTTTGCATAAAACTCTTGCTCAAGCTTAAATTCGGCGAATAAAACTGGGAGTCCTCGCCTTGGGCTGTCACCCTCTTCGACAAATAATTGAGGCTAAATTGTAAGGTCCAGTTGCGGGGCAAATTGTATGTACTGTTCGCATTGATTGCATAAACCCAAGAACCGGTGTGTACTGGCATTTGGGCAAAACTTCCATCGATTTGATAATGATAGAGATTGAATCCGACAAAATTCGACCAATTCTTATTCGGTTTGAACTGCCCACCCAATTCAATACCCACTGCCCGGCCCACACCCACATTGGAATAAATGCGATTCAGGATGGTGTCATTGAACACAGTGTTCACACGGTTGACAAGATTTTGGGTATTTCTGAAATACGCATTCGAGAAAAAAGCATCTCCACTTTTGAAGTTTTTGCTATACGATAATTCCACGGCATCGATAAACTCTGGTTTCAAAGTCGGATCACCCTGCTCCAGCGTCTCCGAATGCTCGCGTTCGGGAAAAGGGTTCATTTTGAACGTAGTGGTACGTTCCACCCTTCTAGAATAAGCCAATTTGAGCTTCTGTTCTTTGGGCAGGTTCCAAGTAAGCTGTGCACTTGGATAGAATTTCAGAAAATCATAGCTGTACAACGTATCCAAAAGGCCCGTTTTGTCTTTCAAATGCAAATCACGGTTCATTTGCTCCACACGAAGCCCCAAACTGTAGGCCCATTTGTTCACTTTCCCATCCAAATTGCCGTACACCGAATGAATCTGCCGTTTTAAGTCCACTTCACTCGAAAACTCGGGCACAAGCTCAAAAGCGTCCGTTTCACTGTTTTTTCGCTCATACACAAAATCGCCCACATGGTTGAGGTGTCGGTATTGATAACCCGCCGACCAAGTTCCCAATTTCGAGGGCTTAAATACATAATCGGATTGAAAACGAATACCGTGCAAGGGATTGTCATTTGTGTTGTATTCATCTTGATACGTGCCCGTATGACTGGCCCAAATCGGTGGTAAATTTTGGTTGATTGTTGGTCCACCCAGAAGCGTATATTCGTACAAAAATGAATTGGACCACCGTCCTCCACCTTTGAAACGGTGTGTATAATCGAGCGAGCCCAATGCGAAATTGCCAAGCCGCGTCCGTAAATTGTGATTGAAATATTGAAACGTATATAGCCTTTCATTGGGCTGTGCGAGGTCAATGCCGTGGTTGTCGAAATACGTAATGTCGGCCAATCGATCCTTTTGGCGTTTTCCTGCAAAAAGACCAAAACTCAGGCTGTTGTTTTCGTTTGGTGTAAAATCTAGACCCACACGTCCCGAATAGGTTTCTTCGTCGAAACTGCGTGCCCCGTCTGAAGGGAAAACGGTTTTCTTGCCATCAATTATCGTATATACGTCACCTTCTCGCCGACCGGCCAAATCGTTTCGGTAGTAATTCCCGCCAGCCGAAAAATTCCATTTGCCTTTCTGGTAATTGTAAATCAAATCCGCTCCGTAGCGTTGAGCATATTGGGCATTGTTGTAATTCTGCACGCTGGGCAAGCCCAATTTTACATTGACTTGCGTGAAAGAGCCGGGTTCATAATTTTTTTTCAACTGAATATTCAAAATACCTGCTTTCCCTTCCGGATCGTATTTCGCTGAGGGCGTGGTAATAAACTCCATCTTATCTACGGCATTGGCCGGAATTTGCTGCAAATAGGTTTGCACATCGCCTTGTACAGGCCTTCCGTTGATCATCAACACAAAACCCGTGGTCCCCCGAACCGAAACTGTTCCCGAGCCATCCACCGATACACCCGGCAAACCCTTTAAGGCGTCAATTGCATTACCGCCTTGTGCATTTCGCAGAGTCGAGGCCTCATAAACTTGCCTGTCGGGCTTTTGGTAAAAGACGGCCTTCTGCCCCACCACTTCAATTTCATCCAATAGAGCTTGCGAAGCCTGCAAATATACCGTGCCCAAACCCAGTGCTTGTCCCGTATAGGCATTCAAACCCTCCTCCATTTGCAATGTATTGTAGCCCAAAAAGGAAACTTGTAAAATATAATTGCCCTTTTTTCCGTACTGGATTGCAAAACGGCCTTCCGCATCGGCCAAAGTACCTGCCACAATCTCTTTCTTATTTTTATCATATAAAGAAACCGAAGCAAAGGCCAATTCTTGTTTGTTCAACTCATCCTTAACTTGCCCAGTAATTTGAGCCTGAAGAGAAAAAGCAAAGAAAAAAAGCAGTAAAAATGGAGATACAAATCGCAGCATACTTTGAATTAAAATGATTGTTCAAAATTAGAATTGTTCAAAGTATCACCTACGGTAGATTTGAAAATTATGCGGTAAATCTACGGTAATGCAGAGGTGTGTCGCCCGTCAGTCGTTTAAAGTATTTGATAAAATTTGAGCAGTCACTGAAATGCAAACGGTAGGCAATTTCGGTAACGGAGAGGTTGGTATAAATCAAGAGCCTTTTGGCTTCGCGTACAATGTATTTCCCCACTATTTCGGAGGCCGATTGCCCAAAACTTTTCTGACACAGGGCATTCAGGTTTTGTGCACTGGTGTGCAAAGCTTTAGCGTAAAACTGTACATCGTTTCGGGGTTCATCCATCAGCATCGCTTGAAAACGTCCTGCTTTGTTAGCAAGTTCTATTGGGCGGCCTTCTGGAGCCTTGGCCAGCAGTTTGGCCAACAGGGCTTTCAATAGACTCAAGAAAGTCAACGATTGGCTGCTTTCCTTTTGGTATTCCGCGGCAGTAAGCTGAAAAAGCAAATCGAGATTCTCGTCTTCCGCCACTCTGAAATGTTGGTATTTGGTCAAGTTCAAAATCAAAGCTTCCATTTGGCCGTCCTCGCAGTCGGCCATAAAGGCATCCTTAAAAATCAAAACAAAACCGTTCGGCTCGCTATCGATGGCCCAATGGTGCACCTCTTCTTTTCGAACTAAAAAACAGACCGGCGGTTCGATGCGGTATTCTTGCCCATCGATTACATGCAAACCCGTTCCGCCATTCAAATACACCAACTCGAGGTATTTTGCATGTTTATGGGGTTTGGTCACACGCTTATCTTTGCGAAAAGCTTCGATTTTCATCGTCGTCTGCCCGCCAATTTTATTTTTTATCTGTATTGATTGATCCATAGGTACACAAATGTAACAAGACGGATTGAAAGCTCGCTTTGCTCTTTCCAGACATTCCTAAAGTTGATCGACTCAAATCAAAAAAAATAGGGTTTGGACAGAGAAAATACCTTCACCCTATCCAAACCCGTATTCAATCGACGAAATAAATGCTGTTTACATTTCCAATTTATACACCCAGGCGTAAGCACAAGGCACTTCGTTCGGAGCGAATTTGGGGCTTTTGATATTCAATTCACCCTTTTTTGTATTAAAGTCAACGGCTCCATCGTAGCCCAACATGCTCACTTTTTTCACACCGGAAAGTCCTTTCAATGAAAGGGCATCTTGCCATTCATTCATGATGACATATACGTTTCCATCTTTCGTGGTGGTATACACCTCTTTGGGCAATTCCAAATCACTCAAACCTCTTCGACTGCCGTAAATGGCCTCTCCGTTCACTTTCAACCAAGCCCCAATCTCATGCAATCTTTCTTGCATAATTACGGGAATGCGGCCATCGCCTGTTGGCCCGATGTTGAGCAAAAGGTTTCCACCACGTGATACGGTCGAAATCAATTCGTGTACCAAAGCTTCCCCTGTTTGGTAGTTTTCCAAATTCTCGTTGCGGTTGTAGCCAAAAGACTCGCCCATGCCTCGGCATTCTTCCCAAGGACGGCTGTATCCGCCTTCTTTCAGGCCTTCACCACCGTGGCCGTACTCCGAAGTAGCAAATCCACCGTGCCCTCCACGCGTGTCGTTGCCCCATCGGTCGTTCACGGCAATTGTATTCTTTACAGGCGAATCGTTGAACAACCAAGCCAAAAACTCTTCCGAACGCCAAGTTTTGGCCGATTGCCCCCACTCGCCGTCTGTCCACAAGACATCGGGATTGTATTTGGTCACCAATTCTTTCATTTGCGGCAACATACGCTTGTCGACATATTCATCCACATCGCTCAAATAAGTCGGATTGTACCATTCGTAAAGTGAATAGTAAAAACCCATGTGCAGTCCTTCGTCTTTCACGGCTTTGCTCAAGTCGCCCGCCAAATCTCTACGAGGCCCAATATCGCCGGCATTCCAGTTCCAAGACGTTTTTGTGGGCCACATGGCAAAACCTTCGTGGTGTTTCGAGGTCAATACCACATATTTGGCTCCGGCATCTTTGAAAATTTCAGCCCACTTTTCCGGTTCGAAAAGCTCGGCTTTGAAATCCTGAGCAAACTCTTGGTAAGCCTTGTTTCCGTAATTTTTCTGGTGGAAGTCCACAAACTCTTTATGGATTTTCAATTTCTTGTTATTCAAACGCTCCCAATACCACTCGGAATAACCGCTGCCAAAGCCATCGGCATTCGATTTGGTCGCCCAAGACGGTACCGAATACACCCCCCAGTGGATGAAGATACCGAACTTGGCATTTTCAAACCATTCGGGTGTTTTGCGAGTATCCAAACTTTCCCAATTGGCTTCGTATTGAGCAAAAGCGGTTTGGGCAATAAGGCAAATCAATATCAATATTTTCTTCATGTTCAATAGATAAATGGTTTCTCAATTTTAAAAACAAGTGCTTCGGTGCCCGCAAAAGGCTTCAGTGCTTTCTCGCTCAGGCTCAGGGATAGCCCGTCTTTGCCTTTACCCAGTTTCACTTTGGCATCAGAGCCCAAAAGGCTCACTTTGGTGGCCTCGGTAAAACTCATATTTTGGATCGCAAACTGATTCATCAGCGTTTCGCCTTCCTGCACCTTGTAGATGGCATAGGCTGTGTCGCCTTTCCAAGTAAAGACCCAATTGGCCTTTTCGCCAATTTTGTTGTCGCCCACAGTGCCGTAAATCGCTTCGCTGTTGATATCCATCCAATGGCCAATCGCCTTCAAACGATCGTAGGCTTCGGGTGCAAAATCGCCTTGTGGGCTTGGCCCGATGTTCAAAAGTAAATTGCCGTTTCTTGAAACGATATTCGCCAAATTGTGGATCAACGTACGGCTGCTTTTGTATTTGTCGTTCGGCACGTAGCTCCAAGAATTGCCCATGGTCATACACGTTTCCCAAGGATAAGGCAGATAATGATCGGGAATGTGCTGTTCGGGTGTTACATAATTTTCGAAACGCCCACCCACTGTCCGGTCGACCATCAGCAAGCCCGGTTGATGCGAACGGGCCATTTTCGCAATATTGGCCATATCGATGTCCTGATCCACTTTGATGTCCTTTTGCCATTCAACCGAAGGGTCGATCGTTTTTCGGGGGCGAACCCAACCGCCATCCAACCAAAGGATGTCCACAGAACCATAATTGGTCATCAACTCTTCGATTTGGTTATATGTGAACTTCTTGAATTCCGCCCACTTTTCTGGATACTTCGCCGGGTCGTAAGAAGGGTTTCTGTCTTTCGGCGGAAAATAGGGCCACCAATATGAAGGCGTATGCCAATCGGGTTTTGAAAAATACGCCCCGATCATAAAGTCTTTGACCCGAAAAGCCTTAAATACTTCATTGGCAATATTGGCCCGTGGGTTCTTCCCAAATGCCGAATGCATAATGTTGTAATCGGTTTGTTGGGTATCGAACATGCAGAATCCGTCGTGGTGTTTGGTGGTGAATACCACGTATTTCATACCCGCCATTTCCGCAGCATCGGCCCATTTTTCGGGATTGAAATCTGTAGGATTGAACTGGTCTTTCAGACCTTCATAAGCCTTTTTGTATTCGAAATAATCGTCGGCATATGGGCCACGACGCTTGGTCCAACCCACATCTTCCGGGCAAAGACTCCAGCTTTCGACAATTCCCCAAATGCTGTAGGTGCCCCAGTGCATCATCAAACCGAATTTTCCGTTTTGCCAATCGCCCAATTTCTCGATCACCTTGGGATCTTTGGGTGGCACATAGGGGTCTTTTGTTACATTGTGCTGCTGAGCAGCCAAATTAAAAACACTCAGAAAGAGCAGCAATACTGAAAATTTTCGCATGTCAAGGTTTAATCTATTCTTCGAAATTACGAAATGAAAAATAGCCGTTGTAAAGGCCTTTCTCAATTGGGCAAAATTCGTCTGATAATTGCCTATTAATTGGCTTCGTTGGCATAAGATCAGCCACTTTTAGAGTGTAAACCTACTTTATCGGCCTTTGAATTACTTCGGCAAAAATTGAAAAGCAATGGATTCTTGTCCTCCGCTGATGCGGGCGTTCAGCTCGTTTCCGCTTCGCCAATATTCAATAATTTTCGGGAATTCATTCTCCGGATTTTCGCAGACAAAAGAGCTGTCTGTTTGGGCCGTAAATGCAAAATATACCGCATGATTGTGCACGCCGCTAACCTTTAAATGCCAAGCACTGTCTATTTTCATCAAACGAAGTTGCTCCTTGAAAACCGTATCGCTTCCGTCCATCGTAAAGCCCAAACCCACAAATTCGCCCGCTTCATCGCTATCCCAAAACTCGAAAGTCTGACGTCCTTCCGTTTCGTTGCTTCGCTGCCAAGACCCCAAAAGCCAAGCAAAGGGTCGTTCCTCTTGTTCTCCAGACGTTTCCTCGGCCTCATCGGCTATACAAGAGCTCAGAGCAAAAAGCAGAAATAGAAACTTTTTCATAGGCCTTTTTGGTTTTGGTTTGCTTCTTTCGATCAAAGACAAATATATAGAAGCATTTATAAATGAAGCGATTGCCACTTTGTATTTTGTGGGGCGAATATTCCGCCGATTTGATCGCACAGAATATTTGAATATTTTAAACAAAAAAAAGCCCTCGACAAACGAGCCTTAAAAATGGAGCCTAGAATTGTAAGATGCAGCGGTAAAAAACTGGTTGGCCGAAAGCTAAAAATGAGTTTGGCCGAAAATAGAATCGCGGAACTTTGGCAAAATTTCGGTCCCGAACGAAAGGAAATCAAACACACTTTGACCAGCAATCTCATCTCCATGGCCGTATACACTCCCGAATATTTCAAGGACTTCAAACCGACAAACCTGTTCGAAAAGTGGGCGGCTGTCGAAGTACTTGGCTATGAGGAAATACCCCCACATATGGAAAGCTTCAACCTGCCCGCAGGACTATACGCCGTTTTTGACTACAAAGGTTTGCATACCGATACCGCCATATTTCAATATATTTTTGGAAGCTGGTTGCCTAAATCACCGTATACCCTAGACGACAGGCCGCACTTCGAAGTCTTGGGCGAAAAGTACAAAAACAATGACCCAAATTCAGAGGAAGAAATCTGGATTCCGATTGCCCCAAAGAACAATGCGGATTGATTTGAGTTTTTAGATTCGACTAAACATGCCGATAATTTCTGAGCGATCCCAATCCAAGTGAGTCAAGTATGTGGTTATAGGCTTCTTCGCACACGTTTACCTTCGACAATGTTAAACTTTTTATCAATCAATTTGCGAAACCAATCAGTTGCACATATATTTGCAACCAATCAGTTTCTTAAACGAAAATTCTATAAAGATGAAAAACAACCTATTGTTTGATTTCACTGCCGACAAAAACACCCATACGGTATTTATGAAAAGGGAATTCGATGCCGAATTGAACTTGGTTTGGGATGCATTCACCAAACAAGAGATTCTCGATCAATGGGGTGCCCCAGCCCCATGGAAAGCCCGCACAAAGTACATGGATTTTAAAGTGGGCGGACGCAGACTTTATGCTATGG
Encoded proteins:
- a CDS encoding outer membrane beta-barrel protein encodes the protein MLRFVSPFLLLFFFAFSLQAQITGQVKDELNKQELAFASVSLYDKNKKEIVAGTLADAEGRFAIQYGKKGNYILQVSFLGYNTLQMEEGLNAYTGQALGLGTVYLQASQALLDEIEVVGQKAVFYQKPDRQVYEASTLRNAQGGNAIDALKGLPGVSVDGSGTVSVRGTTGFVLMINGRPVQGDVQTYLQQIPANAVDKMEFITTPSAKYDPEGKAGILNIQLKKNYEPGSFTQVNVKLGLPSVQNYNNAQYAQRYGADLIYNYQKGKWNFSAGGNYYRNDLAGRREGDVYTIIDGKKTVFPSDGARSFDEETYSGRVGLDFTPNENNSLSFGLFAGKRQKDRLADITYFDNHGIDLAQPNERLYTFQYFNHNLRTRLGNFALGSLDYTHRFKGGGRWSNSFLYEYTLLGGPTINQNLPPIWASHTGTYQDEYNTNDNPLHGIRFQSDYVFKPSKLGTWSAGYQYRHLNHVGDFVYERKNSETDAFELVPEFSSEVDLKRQIHSVYGNLDGKVNKWAYSLGLRVEQMNRDLHLKDKTGLLDTLYSYDFLKFYPSAQLTWNLPKEQKLKLAYSRRVERTTTFKMNPFPEREHSETLEQGDPTLKPEFIDAVELSYSKNFKSGDAFFSNAYFRNTQNLVNRVNTVFNDTILNRIYSNVGVGRAVGIELGGQFKPNKNWSNFVGFNLYHYQIDGSFAQMPVHTGSWVYAINANSTYNLPRNWTLQFSLNYLSKRVTAQGEDSQFYSPNLSLSKSFMQKRLKATLQWLNMDMGLLGTNEQRITTWRKGSFYTTTNYVYEVDMLILNLSYTFNERKSKAKFIKSEFGEREF
- a CDS encoding helix-turn-helix domain-containing protein: MDQSIQIKNKIGGQTTMKIEAFRKDKRVTKPHKHAKYLELVYLNGGTGLHVIDGQEYRIEPPVCFLVRKEEVHHWAIDSEPNGFVLIFKDAFMADCEDGQMEALILNLTKYQHFRVAEDENLDLLFQLTAAEYQKESSQSLTFLSLLKALLAKLLAKAPEGRPIELANKAGRFQAMLMDEPRNDVQFYAKALHTSAQNLNALCQKSFGQSASEIVGKYIVREAKRLLIYTNLSVTEIAYRLHFSDCSNFIKYFKRLTGDTPLHYRRFTA
- a CDS encoding alpha-L-fucosidase, encoding MKKILILICLIAQTAFAQYEANWESLDTRKTPEWFENAKFGIFIHWGVYSVPSWATKSNADGFGSGYSEWYWERLNNKKLKIHKEFVDFHQKNYGNKAYQEFAQDFKAELFEPEKWAEIFKDAGAKYVVLTSKHHEGFAMWPTKTSWNWNAGDIGPRRDLAGDLSKAVKDEGLHMGFYYSLYEWYNPTYLSDVDEYVDKRMLPQMKELVTKYNPDVLWTDGEWGQSAKTWRSEEFLAWLFNDSPVKNTIAVNDRWGNDTRGGHGGFATSEYGHGGEGLKEGGYSRPWEECRGMGESFGYNRNENLENYQTGEALVHELISTVSRGGNLLLNIGPTGDGRIPVIMQERLHEIGAWLKVNGEAIYGSRRGLSDLELPKEVYTTTKDGNVYVIMNEWQDALSLKGLSGVKKVSMLGYDGAVDFNTKKGELNIKSPKFAPNEVPCAYAWVYKLEM
- a CDS encoding alpha-L-fucosidase; the protein is MRKFSVLLLFLSVFNLAAQQHNVTKDPYVPPKDPKVIEKLGDWQNGKFGLMMHWGTYSIWGIVESWSLCPEDVGWTKRRGPYADDYFEYKKAYEGLKDQFNPTDFNPEKWADAAEMAGMKYVVFTTKHHDGFCMFDTQQTDYNIMHSAFGKNPRANIANEVFKAFRVKDFMIGAYFSKPDWHTPSYWWPYFPPKDRNPSYDPAKYPEKWAEFKKFTYNQIEELMTNYGSVDILWLDGGWVRPRKTIDPSVEWQKDIKVDQDIDMANIAKMARSHQPGLLMVDRTVGGRFENYVTPEQHIPDHYLPYPWETCMTMGNSWSYVPNDKYKSSRTLIHNLANIVSRNGNLLLNIGPSPQGDFAPEAYDRLKAIGHWMDINSEAIYGTVGDNKIGEKANWVFTWKGDTAYAIYKVQEGETLMNQFAIQNMSFTEATKVSLLGSDAKVKLGKGKDGLSLSLSEKALKPFAGTEALVFKIEKPFIY
- a CDS encoding DUF6265 family protein; this translates as MKKFLFLLFALSSCIADEAEETSGEQEERPFAWLLGSWQRSNETEGRQTFEFWDSDEAGEFVGLGFTMDGSDTVFKEQLRLMKIDSAWHLKVSGVHNHAVYFAFTAQTDSSFVCENPENEFPKIIEYWRSGNELNARISGGQESIAFQFLPK
- a CDS encoding GyrI-like domain-containing protein, whose amino-acid sequence is MEPRIVRCSGKKLVGRKLKMSLAENRIAELWQNFGPERKEIKHTLTSNLISMAVYTPEYFKDFKPTNLFEKWAAVEVLGYEEIPPHMESFNLPAGLYAVFDYKGLHTDTAIFQYIFGSWLPKSPYTLDDRPHFEVLGEKYKNNDPNSEEEIWIPIAPKNNAD